TAATAATGGAAATGCAAGAATATTATTAACAGATAATACAGAGCTTGTATTAGAGGCCTTGGATAATAATGGAAATATTGTAACAGATTCAACATTTTTATTTAAAATAGATAATAATAAAAAAACTAACCCTATAATAACATTAAGAAATGTTCAAAAAGAAGGTAATTTATACGCATTTTATCTTTACTATTCAGGCGGTGAAAATGGAAAATATGCCTTTTATGTGAGAGAAGGTTTAACTAATACTACATATAAATTAATTAAAACTTCATTTAATTATGCACTACAGGCAGATAATAATGGAATAATATTAGAAGATACCTACAACAGCAAAATAGGCAAACAGCTATATATAAAAGCCTATTTTAAAGAGTTGCCAGAAGATAGATATTTATCATTTAATGTGTTTAATACTAAAGGAGAGACTTTTACTTATCCTATAGATTATATAATACAAAATCAAACAATAAAAAATACTGCAAATACTGTTACAACAGAAGAAAAGATTAATGTTCCTCCTGTAATAGAACCTCCTAATCAAGAAATTATAGAATTAAATACAAATGAGATGATAGTAAGCAAAAAGCAAATAAATAATAACAATATAGAAAGAAACTTTTTTGACGGTGAAGCAATAGATTCATTAAATAAAGCTAGTGAATTAAAAAGCCACTATGCTGATGATGAAAAAGATTTAAACAGTCAAATATATAATATTATAAAGAAGTATAATTCAGCTATAGATTTAGTATTAGTATTAGATACAACAGAAAGTATGGATCCATATTTAATTTCAATAAAAGAAGAAATAAAATCTATAAGCAAAGAAGTATTTAAAAAGGATGTTAATTCAAGAATTGGATTTATGCTTTACAGAGATGTAAGAGATGCGTATCTTACAAAAAAAATAGATTTTGATAATAACATAAGCAAAATACATAGAGATGTTAATTATTTTAGTGCTAAAGGCGGCGGAGATAAAGCAGAACCTATGTATGAAGCAATACAAAAAGCTTTAGAAGATTTTAATTATAAGAATGAAAATAAAGTAGTAATAGTAATTACTGATGCCCCTGCAAAAGTTATAGGTAAAGCTAATGCTGATACAAATAAAAAAACAGCAAAAGAAAAAAATATTGACATAGAATATATACTTGTAAAAGAAATAAGAAGAAGCACAGAAGATATAGAAAAGCCAATATTTTAATTAGTTTTGAGTTTATTATTTTTTAATTAATAAAATATAATAAACTCGAATTAAAATATTATTTAGTCCATACAATATAAGTTTATTACTTTATTTAAAATTTATCTTTTATTTACATATAATTATATAGTTAAATAGTTTTAAAAGGTTTATTAATATTATATAAAAATTAGTTATTCAAAAAATCTTCTCTTTTAGGTGTAAATGTGTCTAAAAGTTTACCTTTTTTAATACATTTACATCCATGAGAAATATTTTTAGCAAAATGCATACTATCTCCAGCCTTACATAAATATTTCTCTTCGTTAATTGTAAACTCAAACTCACCGTCTATAATATAAGTAATTTGTTCATGTACATCATGAGAATGAGTGTCAGCTATAGCTCCTTCATCAAATTCCATATAAACAGTCATAAGATTATCTGAGTAAGCTAATATTTTTCTTTTAAGACCATTTCCTAAATTTTTTAATTCTATTTTATTAAAGTCTTTATACATAAATTATCCTTATCATTTATAAAAAAATAATACTTTTTGTCATATGATAATATATATTACAAATTATCTTTATTCTCAAGATAAACACTAGGTAAAATTTCTGCTAAATTAGTAAATTCTTTTATATTATGTGCAAATAATGCTTTAGTAATAAAATAAGGTACTGATTCATTTTCAGGTAAAATCTTTACAATTTTTCCATCTACAACTCCAAATCCAATCCAAAAACGAGAACATAACATCACACCATCTTTATATGGATACCAT
The genomic region above belongs to Brachyspira sp. SAP_772 and contains:
- a CDS encoding VWA domain-containing protein, giving the protein MRRFLFIILSVVFFAALENLYCQYTEITQDDIVIEKLVTGYQINIRKKNNIDNIRLLFKLPNNKYSYLYLNQSSDANSLININKVSVHSRLGTSLQTSIGESVYLDTNNGNARILLTDNTELVLEALDNNGNIVTDSTFLFKIDNNKKTNPIITLRNVQKEGNLYAFYLYYSGGENGKYAFYVREGLTNTTYKLIKTSFNYALQADNNGIILEDTYNSKIGKQLYIKAYFKELPEDRYLSFNVFNTKGETFTYPIDYIIQNQTIKNTANTVTTEEKINVPPVIEPPNQEIIELNTNEMIVSKKQINNNNIERNFFDGEAIDSLNKASELKSHYADDEKDLNSQIYNIIKKYNSAIDLVLVLDTTESMDPYLISIKEEIKSISKEVFKKDVNSRIGFMLYRDVRDAYLTKKIDFDNNISKIHRDVNYFSAKGGGDKAEPMYEAIQKALEDFNYKNENKVVIVITDAPAKVIGKANADTNKKTAKEKNIDIEYILVKEIRRSTEDIEKPIF
- a CDS encoding cupin domain-containing protein; the encoded protein is MYKDFNKIELKNLGNGLKRKILAYSDNLMTVYMEFDEGAIADTHSHDVHEQITYIIDGEFEFTINEEKYLCKAGDSMHFAKNISHGCKCIKKGKLLDTFTPKREDFLNN